One genomic segment of Actinoplanes ianthinogenes includes these proteins:
- a CDS encoding RNA polymerase sigma factor: protein MTEAHQNGADVRSITEALVTHAQGAGGQLTSAQVAHTLESAGVNPAQAKKILRGLVDANITVVVDGSASTRRKVAAARSATPASKATTAKTAPVKKAAPAPKQAAPAADPAAVAKKAAPAVKKVAPAKKAVTAKAAPAKAAKPGEEGPEGEEIDPEELAAEIEDVVVEEPAAMVAAAATDAASSATDGDFEWDDEESEALKQARRDAELTASADSVRAYLKQIGKVPLLNAEQEVELAKRIEAGLYAAERLRAAEEGEETLERNFERDLKWINRDGERAKNHLLEANLRLVVSLAKRYTGRGMAFLDLIQEGNLGLIRAVEKFDYTKGYKFSTYATWWIRQAITRAMADQARTIRIPVHMVEVINKLGRIQRELLQDLGREPTPEELAKEMDITPEKVLEIQQYAREPISLDQTIGDEGDSQLGDFIEDSEAVVAVDAVSFSLLQDQLQQVLQTLSEREAGVVRLRFGLTDGQPRTLDEIGQVYGVTRERIRQIESKTMSKLRHPSRSQVLRDYLD from the coding sequence AGGCCTTGGTCACCCATGCTCAGGGTGCGGGCGGGCAGCTCACTTCGGCCCAGGTCGCGCACACGCTCGAGTCCGCCGGCGTCAACCCGGCGCAGGCGAAGAAGATCCTGCGCGGCCTGGTGGACGCCAACATCACCGTCGTGGTCGACGGGTCGGCCAGCACCCGCCGCAAGGTGGCCGCCGCCCGCTCCGCCACCCCCGCGTCGAAGGCGACCACCGCCAAGACGGCTCCGGTGAAGAAGGCCGCGCCCGCCCCGAAACAGGCTGCGCCCGCCGCCGACCCCGCCGCCGTCGCGAAAAAGGCGGCCCCGGCCGTCAAGAAGGTCGCTCCGGCCAAGAAGGCGGTCACCGCCAAGGCCGCGCCCGCCAAGGCCGCGAAGCCCGGTGAGGAGGGTCCCGAGGGCGAGGAGATCGACCCCGAGGAGCTCGCCGCCGAGATCGAGGACGTGGTGGTCGAGGAGCCCGCGGCGATGGTCGCGGCCGCCGCGACCGACGCCGCCAGCTCCGCCACCGACGGCGACTTCGAGTGGGACGACGAGGAGTCCGAGGCTCTCAAGCAGGCGCGTCGTGACGCCGAGCTGACCGCTTCGGCCGACTCCGTCCGGGCCTACCTCAAGCAGATCGGCAAGGTCCCGCTGCTCAACGCGGAGCAGGAGGTCGAGCTCGCCAAGCGGATCGAGGCCGGCCTCTACGCCGCGGAGCGCCTGCGGGCCGCCGAGGAGGGCGAGGAGACGCTCGAGCGCAACTTCGAGCGTGACCTCAAGTGGATCAACCGGGACGGCGAGCGGGCTAAGAACCACCTGCTCGAGGCGAACCTGCGGCTCGTGGTCTCGCTGGCCAAGCGCTACACCGGTCGCGGCATGGCGTTCCTGGACCTGATCCAGGAGGGCAACCTCGGCCTGATCCGCGCGGTCGAGAAGTTCGACTACACCAAGGGCTACAAGTTCTCGACCTACGCGACGTGGTGGATCCGCCAGGCGATCACCCGCGCCATGGCCGACCAGGCCCGCACCATCCGCATCCCGGTGCACATGGTCGAGGTCATCAACAAGCTCGGCCGCATCCAGCGCGAGCTGCTCCAGGACCTGGGCCGCGAGCCCACCCCGGAGGAGCTGGCCAAGGAAATGGACATCACGCCGGAGAAGGTGCTGGAGATCCAGCAGTACGCGCGTGAGCCCATCTCGCTGGACCAGACGATCGGCGACGAGGGCGACAGCCAGCTCGGTGACTTCATCGAGGACTCCGAGGCGGTCGTCGCGGTCGACGCGGTCTCCTTCTCGCTGCTCCAGGACCAGCTCCAGCAGGTCCTCCAGACGCTCTCCGAGCGGGAGGCGGGCGTGGTCCGGCTCCGGTTCGGCCTGACCGACGGCCAGCCGCGCACGCTGGACGAGATCGGGCAGGTCTACGGCGTCACCCGCGAGCGGATCCGCCAGATC